The window ATCAGGGCAATGACAGCCTAGAGCAGATTGGCACAGCTTAATCAGTGTAATATTTAAAACAGAGATGAGAACAATCATACCCTCCCACCTTCTGCAGGGTAAATGACCCTACTGTTTCCACCTGTAGACCTCTAAGTAATCTTCTCTACAAAATTTCCAAGTACTCTGTACCCAAAGTACCTTTTTTATAAGAGGATAAATCTTTCAGGGTAGCTCCTATCCTCAATACTGAAAGGAAGGCAATCAGCAAACATACCCGGGGTagaaaggagaagagcaggACAGAAACACCTGGGTTTAGAACTTCTCTCAGGTCACAGTGCTTTTGTTCACATCCCACTGATAGCTCAAGCCTCACATGTACTTGTTCCATTCACTCAATTAAATTTCACTTGCCAGATTTATTATATTGCTGGTGAGAGTTAATGTATTTAGACAAGCATGCCTAGATATTGTTTTGAGAATGTTTAATCATTTAGAAACTGTACCCAGGTCATCAGATACATTTGCAGCTTTTAGCCTACATCTCAAGAAACAGCTTGTTGCAAAAACAAGTGCCAGATTCTGAAGAGCACCTCCTGCTGACTTTGCAGAGTGATGACAACACTGAATCTTCCTTCTGCTAATGCTGCACACTGAAAAACAACCTGCTAACTTCTGCATTTGCTGCAAGGCTGAAACCTGATGGTGATTCTTTTCCTTGCCCTCAAAAAGGTGCCCTTCTGTCCTTGTATACAGTAACAGAACCTATTACcatcctgcagcccttccttcCTAGACAGCAGTGATGAAATGCAATGCCAGGAGTCTGGCAGCTCACTTCAGTCCCATCAGTGAATTTTCAGGTACACAAATAACAGCATCAGTAGCTTAGACCCTGTGATCTGACACGGCAGTGCCTTCATTATCTAACAACCCTTTCAGCAGCCTGAATTCAAATACCCCTAAATACTTCCACTAAAATACCATCCAGCCAGCAGAATACACACCTACCCAGGTGTCCCATTTAACTTCCTAACTACACAGCTGTTTGGATTCCATGGTGCCCAcactgtcccttccaaccccagcagaTATCTAATGAGACAAACACTACATACTCGTGGGTCTGGATGAAACTTTCTTTTCCTCCGGATCTTCTTGAATAGTTCTGTCAGCTCATCCTTGGCTTCTTCCCCACCTGCCTCTGCACTAGGACCCGCAGTTGCTTCAGCAGAGGATGCACCAGCTTCATCTGTGGCTTCTAATGCAGTCTGGCCTGGAAGTGGAGCATCCACTGCAGGGTCATCTGCATGTTCTATCAACCACTCCATGGCTTGTGTCACTGACatactgaaaaacaaaccaaaacacaggggtgagcagcactccagatgtacAGCAGCATCCCACATAAGTCTGCCTTTCCATTTATCCCCATGGTTCTACTAACTTCCAGGTTAGTGTCTGGAAAGTCATAAATCATAAAGTTTTGGAGCACCTGAATCCTCTGCATATTCAGACAGACCTCCAAAGCCAGAGGAATGAAGCCCAACTTGGACAGCTGCAACCCAGAttttaaaaggcatttctgAGGGAGTCACCTTATTCTGCACATCATCTGCTTAGCTTCACCAGAATGGCACCAGCTATTTGCAACTGTCAACAAAACTGCAAACCAAGCATGTTCCAAATTTACATGGAACTGCATCTCAGCTGCAAGCTGCTTTGTTGCTTCTTAGAGAGATCTCTCTCAGACACTTGAGATCTGGAATGCAATTAAcagaagaaagagggagaaCAACATTGTATGTGCACAATATGCCCTGAGCAAGAAGGGAACTGAACACAGGGAACTGCACTTGGACAGGTACAACTCTGCTGTTCCTTCACTCTAGCTTAAGAAGGAATCTGTTCCTTTAAAGGAGAGGCCAGGCCAAGCGAACGGAACATCAGGATCATAACATGGTCACTTGCTACGCAGTTAAGTTGCTTAAGGTAAGGAATGCTGAGGAGTGCAGGAAGCAAATGCAACAACAGGGCAACTGAACATGTAATTTCATGTGAGATATGGGAGTTATTACatgtttgaggtctcttccaacctggttgattctatgattcctagaGAGGAAAGTCTTTGTCTAATTGCCTTTTTAGTTACAACACAAGACAGGATGTCAGAGAAGTCCTAACAGCTCAGAAAGAAGAGGCATTGGAAAAGAGGGACTGgaatgtactgtagattctctatTATTAGATATATTTGAATATGATCTAAAAAACCCCTCTGAGGAGTGAGGCTGAACAGCTGATTTTCCTTAGGGCATGAGAAACAGCATATTACCTCCTAtctcccttcagctgctgtctggaCTTCACAATATGTTTGGGATGTTTTCAGAAGATCAGCGTGAGGTACTTTTTTTTAGCTGAAAGACAGCTGTGGATGGGCTTGGTTTGCTCTTTTCTCTGTAACAATCTGAAGTCTAAAGCAGAAGAGGTAGGAGTTTCACACTTGGGAACAGTGTCAGCCTGGCAGCCTTGTGAACTGCAGACCAGCTCTTCTTTCCAAGCTGAGCACCCTTCCCTGTGCCATCCCCACCTGCGCATTGCCTGAGGCAGCACTGTTCTTTGAGTTACTGCTTTCTCCAGCCCAGATTTAGGTGACCCACATAAGGAGACTTTAGAGAACAAATGTCATTTTTCATTTTAACCATCTCAAGTacttcccaggcagcctgctgagTACACTTACTGATTTAACCGAAGGGCTTtgacagctctgctttctggaaACCCCATTTCTGTAAGCTGTCGCAGAGCTATCTCATCCACTCTGtcttcctcatcctcatccAGCATGGCTACAcatacacaaacaaaacaatgttCAGATTGACTTCAGGCTATAAAGAAACCCCTCTCAATGCAATAGCATGTGTTAAGTTCAAACTCCATGCTTCTCTTCCATCCCTTCTTTAGTTTCTGCCCCAAATTTGCCATCTCATCATTTAATTTGCTGCAGTCAGCTTGGTCTAGCTTAGCTAGATTCTTCCAGGACAAAGActttgcccagacatgttcaaGACGTCAAATAAAAGACAGCTAACTCTCACAGGACCATGGTATTGCACATAAATATACAGAGGACTCCTTGAAGATCTATTTATCTGGCAAGTAAGTTGGGTATGGCTATAGCAGATCTCAAGGGTGAGCATTTCCCACAAACTGAACAGCTTCACTTTCTCATTTTGCTATCTCCTTGTGCATTTTTAACTATTCTTTAGCATACCTAAAGTGAAAGTCAAAGTTTCTCAGCTTTCTAACTACTGACTACTTTCTTTTTTACATGGAACTTCTCATCCACCCCAAAGCTACTTCAGACACCACTTATATATATGCAATCCATTTCCACAAGGTGAAATAAATTTTTGCCACAAAGttggcagcagctttgttgtTACATCAAGGTCTGGACTCTACTCTGTGAGTCCATTCACTGCTATGGAAGCAAACAggttctagttgattggatagggctgggtgataagttggactagatgagcttgaaggtctctcccaacctggttgattctatgattctaagttcccAGGGCTGAACCAGTAACTATAAAGGTAAGTTCATACCATTTGCTCTCTTGAACAATTCAACTGCTTCTGGGTTCAGTGCTAGCAATTTCTGTGCAACTTCTATCAGAGACAGTAAGATCTTCCGGAGCTCTGTCTGGAACTGCAAGAAAGGAAACTGTCAAAACATTTAGACAGGAAGTTACATCACTGAAATTTAATTTACCTCCTGTTAGGATCTCAGCAGCAGTCTGCCCCCCTGAACAGAATGTTGCTTCATTAGGGCTCTATTTTCATTGCTTAGTCTCTCCAGAAGCACTGGGCCTCTCCTGTGAAGTGCTACATGGAAGTAAAATCTACTGGGCAGAGAAGTCTGTTTCTTCCACAGCCTGCTACTCAGTACCACTACCACATGAGCAGTGCTCAGGAACACTCCTGCCTCCCAGAAAGAGGCTCACCACCTTGCCCAGGTGTTACAGTAGCTTCAtactgctgctccttgcttctGTGACCCAACGAGCCTTCCTGGTATGCTACCTGCTCTCTAGTGATCTGAACTCACATCATGTTCATCACAGATCAAAGCTGTTCTCTAAACTGATGCATCACAAATTCCTTTCAGTTGGACATTTGGTTTTAAATATGCTGTGATCAGTAGGCCATGATGGACAGTAAACAGCTTAAATGCCAACTGTCCCTTTTAGGTTACTAGGGCACACTGACAGCATGTGATATGTAGGCAGACTGATTGCTTTATACCCCTTGTAGCACAAAACAGTCCCCCTACTGCTGAAGGTACAGAAACATTAGAGACTATCAGCTTTCAATAACAGAAGCCAAAATTTATGCTCAGTTTCTCTTTTCAGAACCAGGGAAGAGAAATCCCTACTGCAAAGACCTGAACTATTTCAGACTGAAGAAATAAATTCCCCCCACTTTCACATCTCCCAGACCTTGAACACCTTTGCTGAGGCTTTCCCAAGGACAAATAGAACATTTGAAATCATAACTTAGAACAGAGTGTTTCGTTATCACTAAATTCCATGACCAGTGTCTAAATCTTCAGCTATCTACTGTAGTATTAtctgaatttctttctaatggaGAGGGAATCACATCTGTCTGCAAGAGAAAAAGTCACACAAAAGGTACATGGATGTTAGGGTGAGAGTTTAAAGTCAAGTCCAATACTTACATCCCTCATGTTGTGATGGGCCACAGTGCGATCCACGCTGCGAGAGGGCAGGTTTGCAGTTGCTTTGAGGATGGCATCCttatcaggagctttctgctctTGTTTCCTCTGAAGGATAGGGAAACATGATCAGGTTTCATAACCCATTATCATTGTAAGAGAgaacacagcacagctgagagcagTTTCTTGTCCTTGACCAAGGCATCAAGCAGCACTCTGGAAGTGGCAGCTGAGAGAACCAGCAGTCTAGCAATACAAGGGGTTTAACAGCACCAGAATCATTCTGCACTTAGAGAGAAAAACTGGACCTGTTGCTTTGCctcacttccaacccttacttcctgtttctcttacCAAAACACACAGGGAAATTCCAGCATAAAGAGGGGAAGTGATGAATCAAATATGGACAGAACACAAGTCTCAGTGCCCAGGACCATGCTCTGCTCATAGcttgctctcttccaacccatagATTGTTGAGATGTACCAACACTGTGCCCAGACCAGGACTCAACTGCTCTACACTGGAAGTGCTTCATCACTTGCAGGTACCATGCAGAGAGGGATTGTGCCTTGGATTTTCAGTACATGCTCATAGTCCAGAAGAAAACATAGCAGGGGACAACTAGAAACATTCCCCAGTCTTAAGTAATGCTCTACAGTGACATTCTGCAcagcaaggggaagggaagagacaTACACCAATACCTACAgtaagagacacagagacacacaccaACACCTACAGGAAGCAAGAAGAAACAAAGCTGTGCAAGGATGAAGTAGAGACATCTAGAAATTCACAGTGTCAGGCAGAAGCATTGCTCAAAGTGTTGATGTAACATCAACTGCAGTATCACTCATGCACAAGCATCATCCTGAGCATCACTGACCCTCAGTAACAGTTATATTCCACTGAAACAAAGAACAGTCAAGGGCCAATACTTCAGCACTAGACACCTGGTTAGAGGGTGACAAGCCACAGACAAAGACAGAAGACAGCCTGACAGCAAATAAACATATTTCTGCTGGGTTTTCAGACTGAGATAAAGCAAGGCACCTGTTTGGAACAGTGTTTATGCAGCTGTTAGTTTGTTCAAAGGTCAAATCTTTACCACTTCCACAGGGGATATTTGCACCTTTTAGTTTAAGGCATGTGTTAGTCAAGAGATGGAAAAAATCACTTTCCTCCAAGTTTGGAAGAAGTGTGAAATACCTTTCCTAGAATTTAACAGTGTTTGCCTCTACAGACAAGAGTTCACCTCAgcaacccctctgcagctcaTTAGTAAAGCAGTTAATCAAGTCCAGAAGCCTTTCAAACTCACTTTCTCCTCTGCTGACACATCTGCCATTTTGGGGAGCGGAGGTGGCGCACGCTTCTTGATCAAAAGCAAGACATCTAGAAATAGAATGATACTGAAATACATTAGAAAGCAACGTGAAAACAGCCCTAAGACAGTTCAGAAAGTCACTTCTCCCTGAAAATGAATTTTGTACTAATTCCATCAGAGCTTTTTCACACACTAAAACCTGTATGGCTTTATACACCCCCCACTTAGGTGTGTGCCACCCCTTAGTGCACAGTCCGTTATTAGTTGGACCAAAGGAGAATCTTCTTCACTTTGAaggtagtggagcactggatcaggctgcccagagaagttgtagagtcttctctggagactttcaaaacctgcctggatattgtgatcctgagcaatctgctctgggtgacgctgaattcacagaatgggatggactggctgatctgcaGAGGAGCAAGGCAAGCATCAAGGCTCCACATGAACTTTCAGTGTCAGGCTAAAGCTCACCTGTATGTGTGAATGGCATCAGAGTGACTCAGTCTAGAACAAGGCTGCATCACTGGTAGCCTAGGAGGGCAAGTACCAAGGGCAAACAAGTCTCCACTCAAATATCCCACACCACCTGGCACAAGCTTTACTTGAGCTTGTCAGACCAAGACAGCTTTCCACTAACAAGGAACCTTTTTTCTAGGGATGAAGTGATGCTTTACAAGCCTCTAGTACCTGTTACTACCACTACATTCTAAGGGTAGAGAGATACAGATACACAGCTTGAAGCCCTGAAGGGGTCTgtgcagcatctgcagctcttcagccagATCCAGCCTGACACAAGGTTTTTAGTCCATTGCATTAAGCAGCTAAAAAGCAAACGAAGCGTGCTCTGCACAACAAGTTTCCTTGGCTTGGCTCAGCACATCACAGCCAAGAGCAACAGCTGGTGCAGGCTGTTAACCCTCATTTGTCCAGCTGATCAGAAGGCGAGAGGACCCATGTGCTGACTCTTGGCTGCCCTGCACAGTCAGTTGGTGgccatcagctgctggctgtgattGTCATCTCCTGGACACACGAGGCACAGGagaggcagagcatgttgcaGAGAGAAAGGGAGCGAGGAGGCTTTCCCCAGGCAGCTTGTGAGGAGCGCAGTTAatactgctgagctgctgcaaactGCAATTCAAACCTCGGCAGGAGCCGGCACCTCGCCTAGAAATAACACACCAGCCTCGGCACTTCTCAGCTCTAAAGGTGAGAGGTGACACCAAACCCTCCTGCTCAtggcagctgctctccagcctgcaggagctcaggcaaaagcccagggaatctgctcctgctgagtttCTGGTTCAGGCAATATCACAGTCCACAGCAGTCctgcttctctccttttttaCACCACTACCCTTTACCTCCAGAAGGGACCACTGGCTTAAGCTGTCTGGagaaaactgactccagccccCACCTTCAGATTCTTTGTTACACATGAATCCTTTGCATCTTTAAAGTTCAGGAGCAAATACACACCTTAAATACTCTACTGCAGTCAGTGACACTACAGCACGATGGGTTCTGACCTACACTTGCCTCTGCAAGGCTGAAAGAGATCTATGCTCCAGACACTCAGGTACACCTCAGCAACCACCCTTCTGCTTGGCCTGGAGACCTCAAGAAACCCCCCAGGCTTGTCTGTCTGGGAATACTCAGCTATGACAACAACTTCTGAATTGTTCTGAAGGGTAAATGCTGCCCTGGAGGTTTAAAAAGAAATTCCTTTAAAAGAGATAAAAATAATCTCTTTAATTTATTGATTTAAAGAACACTCCTAGTTCCATTTCAACTCTTAAAAGGAagagcaaagaaaagcaaactgcTCAAGGTGCTCTgtctggggaagaaaaaaaagcaagccttttttctcctcctttttagCTTTCTATgtcaaagcagaaagcagatatTAAAAAGGTTACTGTATGGAACTCACCAACTAATTAAACACTATCTCATGTTTCCAGGCTGCCAGTATATAACTCCCCCAGGCCAACCTTACCTCTATCCTGAATGTTTTCCTCCAACACTGTTTTGGTGTCTGTCAGCACCTTCTCAGAAGTAGCATGGATCAACTTATGATGTGTCACGGTTTTTGGGTCCTCCAGGCTCCCAGGTACACACTGTAGAAGATAATAAATATCAAGGATCACAAGACAGAAACAACCTCACTGCATGAatcactgtgctctgcactgaagATTCTCCACATACAAACTGTGCCATCATTTATTAGCTTCTTAACAGCTTAAAGTAACCACACAACATGCCAGAGGCCAGGGCACAGAATGTGTATTATTAAAGAAACTGAAGCTTGATTTATGCTGTAACAACACTGACTGTGGGAGGTCTCTACCTGCACATCCAAGCTCCCAGCTGGGAAGAATAACCACTAAAAGGAAGGATTTTACCTTTCCTTCCTCATAGAATGCTAGGGATTGTAAGGGACTTccagaaatcattgagtccaacccccctgcaaagcAGAACCACAAAGGACAGGTCACATGGGAATGTGTCCAAGTGAGTtttgaagctctccagagaaggagacttcacaagttctctgggcagcctgttctggtacCCTCACAGTAAGAAATGTTTTGATTCTGTTGAGATGGAATTTTCTGTGACTGAGTTCtcatccattgcctctcatcctgtcattgggtATTGCTGAATaagacacaatcacagaatcaatcaggttggaagagaccttgaagctcagccagtccaacctagcacccagccctagccaatcaactagaccatggcactaagtgccccatccaggcttctcttgaacacctccaggaatggtgactccatcacctccctgggcagcccattccaatcccaagcactctctctgacaacaacttcctcctaacatccagcctagacctcccctgacacagcttgagactgtgtccccttgttcaattgctggttgcctggcagaagagaccaaccccacctggctacagcctcccttcagaatAGTTCTAgatagcagtgaggtctgccctgagcctcctcttctgcagggtgcatacccccagctccctcagcctctcctcacagggctgtgctccaggctcctccccagccttgctgcccttctctggacatgttacaGCACatcagcatctctcctgaattaaggagcacagaactggacagagcactcaaggtgtggcctgaccagtgttgagtacaggggcagaataacctcccttgtcctgctggccacacttgtttctgattcaggccaggatgccattggctctgctgcccacctgggcacactgttggctcatcttcagctactatctaccagcacctccaggtctctttctgcctgcctgctctccagcccctcagcccccagcctgtagcactgctttgggttgttgtggctgaagtgtagaaccctgcacttggccttgttaaatctctcACTACAGGACATCTCTATCCTGCTTCACTTAGTGTTGGTCCTACACTCAGGCCCAGAGAGACATGAAGCAAAGCAAGGATGCCCTAGGAGCCACAACTATAAATGTGAAGCAAAGCAAGGATGCCCTAGGAGCCACAGCTATGTGAACTCTGCCACAGATCTCTGAGGTCACCCACTCTTCAGAAGTCTGAGGGTAGCAAATAATGTCATTGGAATGCAAACCTACAGAGAGCACCCAGTGTCCTCAGATGCTGTAACAACACAGTGTGCTTCTTACTTGTAACTGGTGTCAAAACAGGAGGGACTCTGCTTCAGATACTAATTATTATTTACACATACTGGCAGACTAAACAAGCAAGAGCCAGCAGTAATTTTGGTTTAGGTGACCTTAAAGTCGGAGGGAAACTACAATTTATGTACCTTGTTTCAGGCTGAAATCagatccagtatctgaaggggatcaGAGAtcttcaatatctgaaggagacctacaggaaggctgtggagggactgtttagaagtgcttgtggtgacaggatgaaggtCAGTGACTTGAAATTAGAGTACAgtagattcaggttggacactagaaggaagttcttccagcatttcactaccctcactgtgaacaggttgcccagggatgtggtggggggcccacccctggagacattcagggttAAATTTGACAGGGCCCTGAGCAAactgatctagctggaggtgtccttgctcactgcaggtgcATTGGACAACATGActtttgagagtcccttccaacctgatgcaccCTGCAATTTGCCTCACCTGTATCCCTGCTAAAAAGCACTGAACAACAGCTCTGTGCACAACTTTTCTTCCCAGCCATAAATACTCAGCATACAATAGATGTTTTTCCCCCATGCATGAACGTTGTGTTCAGTTCCATATTACAATTCTAAACCCTGTGTCAATTGACTCACTAGGAAATCAAGTTCAAATCCTGAAAAGGAATGTGCACACACAAGCCTTGAACTGACTCATCTTCACACCAGAGTGGCTCCCAGATCCACAGGGATGGATTTCAAGAACATTACATCAGGCATCTAGAGGCTTTTAACTCGTTTGagtggaaaaagaaagcagagtggctgcaaTTCCAGAAAGGCAACATTAAAAATAACAACCAACCCACCCCACaaaattgctgctgctgttctcacCACAAAGCAAGGCACTTAATGCTGacctcacctgctctgctcacagaaCACAGCTTTTAATGACACCTCTTTCAGGACATGTTCCTACCAAGCCACTTCTAGTACATCTGCCGAGGAGTGTATTCACCCTTCAAACAGCAGAGCCATTTCCCCGAAATCACTGCTTCAGTTGATGTAGCATGTAGTCTTGTTCCTCATAACATCTGTCACCACCCCCCTCCAAAGGAAACCTTTTAGCCCATCATCACCTTTGCTGTTGTGACTGCAGCTGATGGAAAATTCAGCTGCCTGATCTTTATCCAAACACAGCAGGCTCGTTTTCATCACTCATCTTCAGTCCCTCACCTGAACTCCTGTACAGTTCTTATGCCCtcatgatcacagaatgttcggggttgaaaaggaccttaaagatcatccagctacaacctcccactagcccgagttgctcaaagctccatccaacgaggccttgaaaacctccagggaggagcacCCAcgacctgcctgggcaacctgttccattgtctcaccacccatactgtagagaatttcttcctaacctccagtctacatctccccttttccagctcaaatccattcTATCTCATCCTACCACAACAAACCCTTtcaaagagtccctccccagctcaatAAGACTGAGGGGAGAATGCTGGAGTCCTGTTTTGTCTAACAGTAGCTTCTTTACCAATCCTTTAGCATATTAACTGCTGAACAAAAGCCAAAGAACACATTAAAGCCTTGAAGCAGCCGGGAGCACCTCCTGAAATTGATCTGATTAGCTACCCCAAATGCATGAGAGTACATCAGTGGAACAGCTTCCCTCTGAACAAGCTCAAAATACTCCTGCTACAGATCTTGGGAGCCAGGCCCCCAGAGCAAAAACTTGGACATGGGAGCTGGGAGGTGTATGTTTGGGATGGGACATGACACAGATCTATTATCCATTTTTCCCCAGCACATATTaactggggggaggggagggagtaCAACAGGTACTAATACGTGAATAACTAGAAGCTGCCATTTTAAAAAGCTCTGTGGACACTTCATCTTACTTCTGCTCCTCTAATCATTTTATCAGCAGCT is drawn from Pogoniulus pusillus isolate bPogPus1 chromosome 35, bPogPus1.pri, whole genome shotgun sequence and contains these coding sequences:
- the UBAC1 gene encoding ubiquitin-associated domain-containing protein 1 isoform X1 → MFVQEEKIFAGKVLRLHVCTMEGAEWLEEVPEDTTVEKLKERCLKHCVPGSLEDPKTVTHHKLIHATSEKVLTDTKTVLEENIQDRDVLLLIKKRAPPPLPKMADVSAEEKRKQEQKAPDKDAILKATANLPSRSVDRTVAHHNMRDFPFLQFQTELRKILLSLIEVAQKLLALNPEAVELFKRANAMLDEDEEDRVDEIALRQLTEMGFPESRAVKALRLNHMSVTQAMEWLIEHADDPAVDAPLPGQTALEATDEAGASSAEATAGPSAEAGGEEAKDELTELFKKIRRKRKFHPDPRAVIALMEMGFDEKEVVDALKVNNNHQNAACEWLLGDRKPSPEDLYKGIDTNSPLFQAILENPVVQLGLTNPKTLLAFEDMLENPMNSTQWMNDPETGPVMLQISRIFQTLNRT
- the UBAC1 gene encoding ubiquitin-associated domain-containing protein 1 isoform X2; the encoded protein is MFVQEEKIFAGKVLRLHVCTMEGAEWLEEVPEDTTVEKLKERCLKHCVPGSLEDPKTVTHHKLIHATSEKVLTDTKTVLEENIQDRDVLLLIKKRAPPPLPKMADVSAEEKRKQEQKAPDKDAILKATANLPSRSVDRTVAHHNMRDFQTELRKILLSLIEVAQKLLALNPEAVELFKRANAMLDEDEEDRVDEIALRQLTEMGFPESRAVKALRLNHMSVTQAMEWLIEHADDPAVDAPLPGQTALEATDEAGASSAEATAGPSAEAGGEEAKDELTELFKKIRRKRKFHPDPRAVIALMEMGFDEKEVVDALKVNNNHQNAACEWLLGDRKPSPEDLYKGIDTNSPLFQAILENPVVQLGLTNPKTLLAFEDMLENPMNSTQWMNDPETGPVMLQISRIFQTLNRT
- the UBAC1 gene encoding ubiquitin-associated domain-containing protein 1 isoform X3, with protein sequence MRRVALRVSLPECVPGSLEDPKTVTHHKLIHATSEKVLTDTKTVLEENIQDRDVLLLIKKRAPPPLPKMADVSAEEKRKQEQKAPDKDAILKATANLPSRSVDRTVAHHNMRDFPFLQFQTELRKILLSLIEVAQKLLALNPEAVELFKRANAMLDEDEEDRVDEIALRQLTEMGFPESRAVKALRLNHMSVTQAMEWLIEHADDPAVDAPLPGQTALEATDEAGASSAEATAGPSAEAGGEEAKDELTELFKKIRRKRKFHPDPRAVIALMEMGFDEKEVVDALKVNNNHQNAACEWLLGDRKPSPEDLYKGIDTNSPLFQAILENPVVQLGLTNPKTLLAFEDMLENPMNSTQWMNDPETGPVMLQISRIFQTLNRT